In Sebaldella termitidis ATCC 33386, one DNA window encodes the following:
- a CDS encoding ABC transporter ATP-binding protein translates to MAKVTLKGVEKQYPNGFKAVHGINLDIKDGEFMVFVGPSGCAKSTTLRMVAGLEEITGGEIYIGDKLVNDVAPKDRGIAMVFQNYALYPHMSVYDNMAFGLKLKKTPKAEIDKRVRDAAEKLEITDLLDRKPKDMSGGQRQRVALGRAIVREPEVFLFDEPLSNLDAKLRVSMRVRISQLHKELGSTMIYVTHDQVEAMTMGDRICVLREGKIMQVDTPLNLHNHPANKFVAGFIGSPTMNFLNGVIEEKDGKLLMKVKGTELEFPESMREKIKGHTGKEVSFGIRPEHISLGKEGEQNALRGNILVKEQMGNEEIVYFESEGNQITARLTLNQEESLSLKESGIFKIDMEKCHLFDTDTEKVL, encoded by the coding sequence ATGGCCAAAGTAACATTAAAAGGGGTAGAAAAACAGTATCCAAATGGATTTAAAGCAGTACACGGGATAAATCTTGATATTAAAGACGGGGAGTTTATGGTCTTTGTCGGTCCCTCGGGATGTGCTAAATCAACTACGCTTAGAATGGTAGCAGGTCTTGAAGAGATCACGGGAGGGGAAATATATATCGGTGATAAGCTCGTTAATGATGTGGCACCAAAAGATAGAGGAATAGCAATGGTTTTCCAGAACTATGCCCTTTATCCGCATATGAGCGTTTATGATAATATGGCTTTCGGGCTGAAGCTAAAGAAAACACCGAAAGCAGAAATAGACAAAAGAGTAAGGGATGCAGCAGAAAAGCTTGAAATAACAGATCTGCTGGACAGAAAACCAAAGGATATGTCAGGAGGACAAAGACAAAGGGTAGCACTTGGAAGAGCAATAGTAAGAGAGCCGGAAGTATTCCTTTTTGACGAGCCTTTAAGTAATCTTGATGCAAAGCTGAGAGTATCCATGAGGGTAAGAATAAGCCAGCTTCATAAAGAGCTGGGGTCTACAATGATTTATGTAACACATGATCAGGTTGAGGCAATGACAATGGGAGACAGAATATGTGTCTTAAGAGAAGGAAAGATCATGCAGGTGGATACACCGTTAAATCTGCATAACCATCCAGCGAATAAGTTCGTAGCAGGCTTTATAGGATCACCGACAATGAATTTTTTGAACGGAGTAATAGAAGAAAAAGACGGGAAGCTGTTAATGAAGGTAAAGGGGACAGAGCTGGAATTTCCAGAGAGCATGAGAGAGAAGATAAAAGGACATACAGGAAAAGAGGTGTCATTTGGAATAAGACCGGAACATATCTCACTGGGAAAAGAAGGAGAGCAGAATGCACTGAGAGGGAATATACTGGTAAAAGAACAGATGGGAAATGAAGAGATAGTGTATTTTGAGAGTGAAGGAAACCAGATAACGGCAAGACTGACGCTGAATCAGGAGGAAAGTCTGAGCCTGAAGGAGAGCGGAATATTTAAGATAGATATGGAAAAATGTCATTTATTTGATACAGATACTGAAAAGGTACTCTGA
- a CDS encoding sugar phosphorylase codes for MAAIRERLIKVYGEETAGKYTEIIETMINNAQKKQKEQKKVKWDEKDVVLITYGDQIYKTGEKTLKTFDDFSEKYFKNVFELVHFLPFFPYSSDDGFSVIDYKKIHENMGDWADIEKIRKNFRLMFDFVCNHISAKSEWFQEYLKCNPEYDNFFIAIDKNTDLSLVTRPRTLPLLSEFDTACGKKYIWTTFSDDQIDLNFENPEVLIKMLDVLLFYLEKGADWIRLDAVGFMWKEAGTTCIHHEKTHEIIKLFRDAAEQTAPGTVIITETNVPHKDNISYFGNGRDEAQMVYQFPLPPLVIYTFMHGDSSAISRWASNLEVPGDEVTYFNFLASHDGIGINPVRGIIEEEEILEMVRNLEKEGALVSYKKNTDGTLSPYEINSSYINAVSRKNDTDEMKTGKFLNAQAVLLAFKGVPAIYVHSILGSENYYEGVKITGMNRTINREKLEYGKITSELENKNGIRSRIYNRLKELIKARKTEKSFNPDAEQIIQNFGSEVFSFIRISVDKEEKILIINNISDKEITLKIPYEIKRTVIAENSLTDENHIRLASYGFTWLEIK; via the coding sequence TTGGCAGCGATTAGAGAAAGACTGATAAAAGTGTACGGAGAAGAAACGGCCGGAAAATATACAGAAATAATAGAAACCATGATAAATAATGCCCAGAAAAAACAAAAGGAACAGAAAAAAGTGAAATGGGATGAAAAGGATGTAGTTTTGATAACATACGGAGACCAGATATACAAAACAGGCGAAAAAACACTGAAAACATTTGATGACTTTTCAGAGAAATATTTTAAAAATGTATTTGAATTGGTGCATTTTCTTCCATTTTTTCCATATTCATCAGATGACGGATTTTCTGTAATTGATTATAAAAAAATACATGAAAATATGGGAGATTGGGCTGATATAGAAAAAATCAGGAAGAATTTCAGATTAATGTTTGATTTTGTATGCAATCATATATCTGCGAAAAGTGAGTGGTTTCAGGAATATTTGAAATGTAATCCCGAGTATGATAATTTTTTCATAGCAATAGATAAGAATACTGATCTTAGTCTGGTTACAAGACCCAGAACACTTCCGCTGCTTTCGGAATTTGATACTGCCTGCGGTAAAAAATATATCTGGACAACATTTAGTGATGATCAGATAGATTTGAATTTCGAAAATCCTGAGGTTCTGATAAAAATGCTTGATGTATTACTCTTTTATCTGGAAAAAGGTGCAGACTGGATAAGACTGGATGCTGTGGGATTTATGTGGAAGGAAGCGGGGACTACCTGCATACACCATGAAAAGACACATGAAATAATAAAGCTTTTCAGGGATGCAGCGGAACAAACTGCTCCGGGAACTGTAATAATAACTGAGACAAATGTTCCTCATAAAGATAATATTTCATATTTCGGGAACGGAAGAGACGAAGCACAGATGGTATATCAGTTTCCGCTTCCTCCGCTGGTGATTTACACATTTATGCACGGGGACAGCTCGGCAATCAGCAGATGGGCTTCGAATCTGGAAGTTCCAGGTGATGAAGTGACATATTTTAATTTTCTTGCTTCGCATGACGGAATAGGGATAAATCCTGTAAGAGGTATTATTGAAGAAGAAGAAATTTTGGAAATGGTAAGAAATCTTGAAAAAGAAGGTGCATTGGTTTCTTATAAAAAAAATACAGACGGGACATTAAGCCCTTACGAAATAAATTCTTCATACATAAATGCAGTATCAAGAAAGAATGATACAGATGAGATGAAAACAGGGAAATTTTTAAATGCACAGGCTGTTTTACTTGCATTTAAGGGTGTACCCGCAATATATGTACATAGTATACTCGGTTCCGAGAATTACTATGAGGGTGTAAAAATTACTGGAATGAACCGTACAATAAACAGGGAAAAGCTGGAATACGGAAAAATTACTTCGGAACTGGAAAATAAAAACGGAATCAGAAGCAGAATTTATAACCGTCTAAAAGAACTGATAAAAGCAAGAAAGACCGAAAAATCTTTTAATCCTGATGCGGAACAAATAATTCAGAATTTTGGCAGTGAGGTATTTTCTTTTATCAGAATATCTGTGGATAAAGAGGAAAAAATTCTGATTATCAATAATATTTCAGATAAAGAGATCACATTGAAAATTCCTTATGAAATAAAACGTACAGTGATCGCTGAAAATTCTCTGACTGATGAAAATCATATCAGGCTTGCATCTTATGGATTTACATGGCTGGAAATTAAATAA
- a CDS encoding LacI family DNA-binding transcriptional regulator, with amino-acid sequence MSKITIKDVAKEAGVSVSTVSRALSKPENVKKEYVKKVLKAAEKLNYTPSITAQNLKGKLNNIGVILNANTDESFLSPYLSEVLRGIMTITQQKHYFIQLLSCERSAEKTKELISLYNSGRVDGFILLSSKLDDMFIKSFVENDVKFIINGNVYDENLINKVYTVDTLNEEDSFLAVSYLIKLGHRKIAMVNSSAEFTVNYERYMGYKRALSENNIEEDKEIILETGDSIESITSIVRGLLLKRGDITAIFCKNDIKARIVMNIADELGIKIPEELSIVGHNDTYMSEIAKPKLTTVKVPIYEMGVELAERLMLLLNGTEVEKRKIFETELKLKDSCAKIKL; translated from the coding sequence ATGAGTAAAATAACAATAAAGGATGTGGCAAAAGAAGCCGGAGTTTCTGTTTCTACAGTTTCACGCGCTTTGTCCAAACCTGAAAATGTAAAAAAAGAATATGTAAAAAAAGTTTTGAAAGCTGCGGAAAAGCTTAATTATACACCAAGCATAACTGCTCAAAACCTAAAGGGAAAGCTTAATAATATAGGTGTCATACTGAATGCGAATACTGACGAGTCTTTTCTTTCTCCTTATCTCTCGGAGGTTTTGCGGGGAATAATGACTATAACTCAGCAAAAGCATTATTTTATACAGCTTTTATCATGTGAAAGAAGCGCAGAAAAAACCAAAGAACTGATTTCACTTTATAACAGCGGAAGAGTGGACGGATTTATACTTTTAAGCAGTAAGCTGGATGATATGTTTATAAAAAGCTTTGTAGAAAATGACGTGAAATTCATAATAAACGGAAATGTATATGATGAAAATCTGATAAATAAGGTCTATACAGTGGATACATTAAATGAAGAGGATTCTTTTCTTGCAGTAAGCTATCTGATTAAGCTGGGACACAGAAAAATAGCAATGGTAAATTCTTCTGCTGAATTCACTGTAAATTATGAAAGATATATGGGATATAAAAGAGCATTGAGTGAAAATAACATAGAGGAAGATAAGGAAATAATACTGGAGACAGGGGACAGCATAGAAAGTATAACGAGTATTGTAAGAGGGCTTTTACTGAAAAGAGGAGATATCACGGCAATATTTTGCAAAAATGATATAAAAGCAAGAATAGTAATGAATATTGCTGACGAGCTCGGTATAAAAATTCCCGAAGAGCTGTCAATAGTGGGGCATAATGATACATATATGTCAGAAATAGCAAAACCGAAGCTGACTACCGTAAAAGTACCGATTTATGAGATGGGAGTAGAGCTTGCCGAAAGATTAATGCTTCTTTTGAACGGAACAGAGGTAGAAAAAAGAAAAATATTTGAAACGGAATTAAAATTAAAAGATTCATGTGCAAAGATAAAATTATAG
- the adhE gene encoding bifunctional acetaldehyde-CoA/alcohol dehydrogenase — translation MVKDLESLKEMMAKVKAAQAKFAEYSQEEVDRIFKEVALVINNERINLAKMAVEETGMGILEDKVIKNHFASEYIYNKYKDEKTCGVLEEDRSFGIKKIATPIGVVAGVIPTTNPTSTTAFKTLLALKTRNGIIFSPHPRAKGCTIYTAKLALEAAVKAGAPENIIGWIDEPSVDLSKELMAEADLILATGGPGMVKAAYSSGKPAIGVGAGNTPVVVDETADVKMTVNYTLMSKTFDNGVICASEQAIIVDEKIYDEVRKEFDLRGAYILKKTELDKVRNTIFIDGALNSKIVGQSAYTIAKMAGVEVPETAKVLIGEVTSVAHDEPFAHEKLSPVLAMYKAKNYDDALDKAAKLVDLGGLGHTSLLYVNLAEREKIDRFGKRMKTGRTLVNMPSSLGAIGDVFNFKLEPSLTLGCGSWGGNSVSENVGVKHLINIKTVAERRENMLWFRVPEKIYFKFGSLPVALEELKGSKKRAFIVTDSALAKLGFTNHITKVLDELNIDYRIFSDVVEDPTLSSAQKGAQAMLDYNPDVIIALGGGSAMDAAKIMWVLYEHPEVKFHDLSMRFMDIRKRIYQFPKMGVKAEFIAVATSAGTGSEVTPFSVITDDETGVKYPLADYELTPDVAIIDPELMLTMPRGLTVASGIDVLTHAVESYVSTLATEFTKPISLESMKLVFDYLPESVEGGAKAIHAKEKMANASCLAGMAFANAFLGICHSMAHKLGGKFHVPHGIANALLLNEVIKFNAVESPTKMGVFPQYKYPDAKNRYVEIANFLGVNGKTDDDKITNLIKAIDGLKDKIGIPASIKEFGVPEKEFLEAVDQLALDAFDDQCTGANPRYPLVTELKEIYLKAYYGADYQGK, via the coding sequence ATGGTTAAGGATTTGGAATCATTAAAAGAAATGATGGCAAAAGTAAAAGCAGCGCAGGCAAAATTCGCTGAATACAGCCAAGAAGAAGTAGACAGAATCTTTAAAGAAGTCGCTTTAGTAATTAACAATGAAAGAATTAATCTTGCAAAAATGGCTGTTGAGGAAACAGGAATGGGTATTTTGGAGGATAAGGTAATAAAAAATCATTTTGCCTCTGAATATATTTATAATAAATACAAGGATGAAAAAACTTGCGGCGTACTTGAAGAAGACAGATCATTCGGAATCAAAAAAATAGCCACACCAATAGGAGTGGTAGCCGGGGTAATACCTACAACAAACCCTACATCGACTACAGCGTTCAAAACACTGCTTGCTCTGAAAACAAGAAACGGAATTATATTTTCTCCGCATCCAAGAGCAAAAGGATGTACTATCTATACTGCGAAACTAGCTTTAGAGGCTGCAGTGAAAGCTGGAGCACCTGAAAATATCATTGGGTGGATAGATGAACCGAGTGTGGATCTTTCTAAGGAACTAATGGCAGAAGCTGATCTGATTCTTGCAACTGGAGGACCGGGAATGGTTAAAGCTGCTTACTCATCAGGAAAACCTGCAATAGGGGTAGGAGCAGGAAATACACCGGTAGTAGTAGACGAAACAGCTGATGTAAAAATGACTGTAAACTATACATTAATGTCAAAAACTTTTGACAACGGGGTAATCTGTGCATCTGAGCAGGCAATAATAGTAGACGAGAAGATTTATGACGAAGTAAGAAAAGAATTTGACTTAAGAGGAGCATATATTCTTAAGAAAACTGAACTGGATAAAGTAAGAAATACAATATTTATAGATGGTGCATTAAATTCTAAAATAGTAGGTCAAAGTGCATATACTATAGCAAAAATGGCAGGAGTGGAAGTTCCGGAAACTGCAAAGGTTCTTATCGGGGAAGTAACTTCTGTGGCACATGACGAGCCGTTTGCACATGAGAAATTATCTCCGGTTCTGGCTATGTACAAAGCAAAGAATTACGACGATGCATTGGATAAAGCAGCAAAGCTGGTAGATCTTGGAGGACTGGGACATACATCGCTTCTTTATGTAAATCTTGCTGAAAGAGAAAAAATAGACAGATTCGGTAAAAGAATGAAAACAGGAAGAACTCTTGTAAATATGCCTTCATCACTGGGAGCAATAGGAGATGTATTTAACTTTAAATTAGAGCCGTCATTAACATTAGGATGTGGGTCTTGGGGAGGAAACTCTGTTTCTGAAAACGTAGGAGTAAAACATTTGATTAATATAAAAACAGTTGCTGAAAGGAGAGAAAATATGCTTTGGTTTAGAGTTCCTGAAAAAATCTATTTTAAATTTGGTTCGCTTCCTGTAGCTTTAGAAGAATTGAAGGGGTCTAAAAAGAGAGCATTTATCGTAACAGATTCGGCGCTGGCAAAATTAGGATTTACTAATCATATTACAAAGGTACTTGATGAATTAAATATAGACTACAGAATATTCTCTGATGTAGTGGAGGATCCGACATTATCATCAGCTCAAAAAGGAGCACAGGCAATGCTTGACTACAATCCTGATGTGATTATAGCACTTGGCGGAGGATCTGCAATGGATGCTGCCAAAATCATGTGGGTGTTATATGAGCATCCTGAAGTAAAATTCCATGACTTATCAATGAGATTTATGGATATAAGAAAGAGAATATATCAATTTCCTAAGATGGGAGTAAAGGCAGAATTTATAGCTGTAGCAACATCAGCTGGAACAGGTTCGGAAGTTACACCGTTCTCAGTAATAACTGATGATGAAACTGGAGTAAAATATCCACTTGCTGATTATGAATTAACACCTGATGTGGCAATAATTGATCCTGAATTAATGCTTACTATGCCTAGAGGCTTAACAGTGGCATCTGGTATAGACGTACTTACACATGCTGTGGAATCATATGTTTCTACACTTGCTACTGAGTTTACAAAGCCTATATCGCTGGAATCAATGAAGCTGGTATTCGACTATCTGCCTGAATCAGTGGAAGGCGGAGCAAAAGCAATTCATGCAAAAGAAAAAATGGCTAATGCATCATGTCTTGCAGGTATGGCTTTCGCAAATGCATTCCTTGGAATATGTCACTCAATGGCACATAAACTGGGAGGAAAATTCCATGTACCTCATGGTATAGCAAATGCACTGCTTCTTAATGAAGTAATCAAGTTTAATGCTGTGGAAAGTCCAACTAAAATGGGAGTATTCCCTCAGTACAAATATCCTGATGCTAAAAACAGATATGTGGAAATAGCAAACTTCTTAGGAGTAAACGGTAAAACAGATGATGATAAAATAACTAATCTGATAAAAGCAATAGACGGTCTGAAGGATAAAATAGGAATCCCGGCTTCTATAAAAGAATTCGGAGTTCCTGAAAAAGAATTTTTAGAAGCTGTTGACCAACTTGCACTTGATGCATTTGACGATCAGTGTACAGGAGCAAACCCAAGATATCCGTTAGTAACTGAGCTAAAAGAAATATACTTAAAAGCATACTATGGTGCTGATTATCAAGGCAAATAA
- a CDS encoding autotransporter outer membrane beta-barrel domain-containing protein has protein sequence MKKIILMSILGTLSSLGNAQITVNTSSDTKNITTNTQTTDDMIITGEGPFTAGGNNGNPDPNWYLQGYKVNNGAVLENVNKIDLNAKYDNGVLISNNSGLVNSGTISLNSTNGVGVLSSDGTGNIVNSSNGVIKLTTGIGIATKGYSGPTFTGTIRNDGQILSTAGGTGIFTYGSQYVPGGTVENNGIISVSGGTNATGVSIRGFTTFTNNETVSGSASASSSFGALVTGDSGAQLINSSTGEIIGKNYANGMYAANNSATNQTFARNDGTIVVDKGYGIYAISSKAENNGTIYSNNIGIYATKYSGTSPVSVISNNGTIVIGNNGIGMQLGQAIGKNTGEIVIAGNNVIGAYIFGGSNYEGSLTNYHDISSDADKTGVILIKLSGSTTAGDKTAHIYNNASLTALGDNSIAIYSISNGKIHNTGNITVNNGIGIKLENSSLNNGDNTGVITVKGSGIGILAGASNYNGSVLNNDGKIILENNGTGIYVSSGNTYMNGTTGTNAGTIEFSGDGGTGIYVTDTKSSFTNNADITSSGKNTTGMSAVNFASITNTGNMNLSGEGSVGLNIAGDGKLLSNTGNLTVDNGIGIKVSNSKIEAGQNTGAITVSGESGAGIAGINSKIINNGKIYVNDMALGIYSSNSEVTSAGEIEITEGTGIGAETGSKITNEASIEISGSGTGIKSAGSIIANKNTGEISVVKGTNIEASDSLVTNNAVLSNKDGTGILGRNTEIINNGNLQIEKGTGISALSNSLLTNSAEINVTTEGAGIKASNSEINNNSNGTITVTKGVNIDLSESVLENAALLSNSDGIGIKADNSTVKNTGNIDITNGTAIEALNNSSILNTAYLKSGNTGINTSNSILLNEGKIDAAETGIYASDNIKTVNTGEIKGKTGVEIISGTEEYSGHFLNTGKITGTDYAVKFDNNNSVFELGSGSIINGKIDASGGENVLIVNGTVNIDSADNFNKIVSRGDSVISGIVNLNPAADDSYYTEAFSAKKSMADMASETELGELTVSGVVNVGVNYDGIVDETDKTGKIIAASLNLQNGKIVLNNAGSTVNDIAKESGLTNYGDQIRVKSIVVSNKQQAVDPSFQFQSTGGMNEAEGWTRETVARIENGVTVLDALYTNLNKEVPVTPTPEPAPEPTPDPAPVPNPKPTAAEKTNAVPRNRIDLDNLNRLDSISGSFLSMEADSMNAGERRQSVEYTGTKAGSNFKASNSLNYDYDADSDGIAGTTLYKHTDSLYSGFTLGYSDNKVNYDNGDDEKISSAGINIFGRYKTGNWNFDGHFGYSYNEHELNADWLMAGRKESNYNSHVIKTGVSASYDQNLGNTGLVLTPSIGADYIMVNEETIRTDGMANIEGAHGNGAAGKIGLHLGNTAGNFRWLAGIGYEQNFTDTFHKERKMLNNYTMEELHYGKGTFNANLNMDFKVTDKFTLKTGYEYENNSNYENHKINAGISFILGEK, from the coding sequence ATGAAAAAAATAATATTAATGTCAATACTCGGAACATTGTCTAGTCTTGGGAATGCACAGATTACAGTTAATACATCCTCTGATACTAAAAATATAACTACTAATACACAAACAACAGATGATATGATAATTACCGGAGAAGGACCGTTCACTGCCGGCGGGAACAACGGAAATCCCGATCCTAACTGGTATTTACAGGGATATAAGGTAAATAACGGGGCAGTTCTTGAAAATGTAAATAAAATTGATTTAAATGCAAAATATGATAACGGTGTTTTGATTAGCAATAATTCAGGTCTAGTTAATTCCGGAACAATCAGTCTGAACAGCACTAATGGCGTAGGAGTTTTATCGTCTGACGGAACAGGAAATATAGTAAACTCTTCTAATGGTGTTATAAAGTTAACAACAGGAATAGGAATCGCCACAAAAGGTTATTCCGGTCCCACATTTACAGGGACTATCAGAAATGACGGTCAAATATTGTCTACAGCGGGAGGAACAGGAATATTTACATATGGAAGTCAGTATGTACCCGGCGGGACAGTGGAAAATAACGGAATAATAAGTGTGAGCGGAGGAACAAACGCTACAGGTGTTTCAATAAGGGGTTTCACCACATTTACCAATAATGAAACAGTATCTGGTTCAGCTTCAGCCAGTTCGTCTTTTGGTGCTTTGGTTACAGGAGACAGCGGGGCTCAGCTTATAAACTCGTCAACCGGAGAGATAATCGGGAAAAATTATGCCAACGGAATGTATGCTGCCAATAATTCTGCTACTAATCAGACATTTGCAAGAAATGACGGAACTATAGTTGTAGATAAAGGTTATGGTATATATGCAATTTCTTCAAAAGCAGAAAATAACGGAACAATATATTCGAATAATATAGGAATATATGCAACTAAATATTCAGGGACATCCCCGGTTTCTGTTATTTCAAATAACGGAACTATAGTAATAGGAAATAACGGGATCGGAATGCAGCTAGGACAGGCAATAGGGAAAAATACCGGGGAAATAGTTATTGCCGGAAATAATGTAATAGGTGCATATATATTCGGCGGAAGTAATTATGAGGGAAGTCTTACAAATTATCATGATATAAGCTCTGATGCAGATAAGACAGGGGTTATTCTGATAAAACTCAGCGGAAGTACAACAGCAGGAGATAAAACAGCACATATATATAATAATGCTTCATTAACAGCATTAGGTGATAATTCGATTGCTATCTATTCTATAAGTAACGGTAAAATTCATAATACGGGAAATATAACTGTAAATAACGGAATTGGTATAAAATTGGAGAATTCTTCGTTGAATAACGGTGATAATACCGGTGTTATTACAGTAAAAGGGAGCGGAATCGGAATTTTGGCGGGTGCTTCTAACTATAACGGTTCCGTACTAAATAACGACGGGAAGATAATACTTGAAAATAACGGGACAGGTATTTATGTTTCTTCAGGAAACACTTATATGAATGGAACAACAGGAACAAATGCCGGAACAATAGAGTTCAGCGGAGACGGCGGGACAGGTATTTATGTAACAGATACTAAATCATCATTTACAAACAATGCAGATATCACATCATCAGGGAAAAATACTACAGGTATGTCTGCTGTGAATTTTGCAAGCATAACAAATACAGGTAATATGAATCTTTCAGGAGAAGGCTCTGTAGGACTGAATATAGCCGGCGACGGAAAGCTGCTGTCTAATACGGGAAATCTGACTGTAGATAACGGAATAGGAATAAAAGTAAGCAATTCTAAAATAGAAGCAGGACAAAATACGGGTGCTATCACTGTCAGCGGTGAATCTGGCGCAGGAATAGCCGGTATAAACTCAAAAATTATCAATAACGGTAAAATTTATGTGAATGATATGGCTCTTGGAATATACAGCAGTAATTCTGAAGTGACAAGTGCAGGAGAGATAGAGATAACAGAAGGTACAGGAATAGGAGCTGAAACTGGCAGTAAAATTACAAATGAGGCTTCAATAGAAATCTCGGGATCAGGTACAGGAATAAAATCTGCCGGTTCTATAATAGCAAATAAAAATACAGGCGAAATATCTGTAGTTAAAGGAACTAATATAGAAGCAAGTGATTCACTGGTAACAAATAATGCAGTTTTGAGCAATAAAGACGGAACAGGAATACTTGGCAGAAATACAGAGATAATAAATAATGGAAATTTACAGATAGAAAAAGGTACAGGTATTTCTGCATTGAGTAATAGTCTGTTGACAAATAGCGCAGAAATAAATGTAACAACAGAAGGAGCAGGAATAAAAGCTTCAAATTCAGAGATAAATAATAATAGTAACGGAACAATAACTGTCACAAAAGGAGTTAATATTGATTTATCAGAATCAGTTTTGGAAAATGCTGCGTTATTAAGTAATTCAGATGGTATAGGAATAAAAGCTGATAATTCAACAGTGAAGAATACAGGAAATATAGATATAACAAACGGAACAGCCATAGAAGCTTTGAATAACAGCAGTATTTTGAATACAGCTTATTTGAAGAGCGGCAATACCGGAATAAATACTTCGAATTCAATACTATTAAATGAAGGAAAAATCGATGCAGCAGAAACTGGAATTTATGCATCGGATAACATAAAAACTGTAAATACAGGAGAAATAAAAGGTAAAACTGGTGTAGAAATAATTTCCGGGACAGAAGAATACAGCGGCCACTTTTTGAATACAGGAAAGATCACAGGTACAGATTATGCCGTGAAATTTGATAATAATAATAGTGTATTTGAACTGGGGAGCGGAAGTATCATAAACGGAAAAATTGATGCCTCAGGCGGAGAAAATGTATTAATAGTAAATGGAACTGTAAATATAGACAGTGCTGATAATTTTAATAAAATAGTAAGCAGAGGGGATTCTGTTATTTCCGGAATCGTTAATTTGAATCCTGCTGCAGATGACAGTTATTATACAGAAGCTTTTTCTGCGAAAAAGAGTATGGCGGATATGGCATCTGAAACAGAGCTGGGAGAATTAACAGTATCAGGAGTGGTAAATGTAGGCGTAAATTATGACGGCATAGTTGATGAAACAGATAAAACAGGAAAAATTATAGCAGCAAGTCTAAATTTACAAAACGGAAAAATAGTTTTGAATAATGCAGGAAGTACGGTAAATGATATTGCTAAAGAATCAGGACTGACTAATTACGGAGACCAGATCAGAGTAAAAAGTATAGTAGTATCAAATAAACAACAGGCAGTAGACCCGTCTTTCCAATTTCAGTCAACTGGCGGAATGAATGAAGCAGAAGGGTGGACAAGAGAAACAGTAGCAAGGATAGAAAACGGCGTTACAGTATTAGATGCATTATATACTAATCTTAATAAAGAAGTTCCTGTAACACCTACACCAGAACCTGCACCAGAACCGACACCGGATCCCGCACCTGTACCAAATCCCAAACCCACAGCGGCTGAAAAAACAAATGCGGTTCCCAGAAACAGGATTGATCTTGATAATCTAAACAGACTGGACAGTATATCGGGAAGTTTTCTTTCAATGGAAGCAGACAGTATGAATGCCGGTGAAAGAAGACAGTCAGTGGAATATACGGGAACAAAAGCAGGATCAAATTTCAAGGCAAGCAACAGCCTTAATTATGACTATGATGCTGATTCTGACGGAATAGCAGGAACAACTCTTTATAAACATACAGACAGCTTATACAGCGGATTTACTTTAGGATATTCAGATAATAAGGTAAATTATGATAACGGAGATGATGAAAAAATAAGTTCGGCAGGAATAAATATATTTGGAAGATATAAAACAGGGAACTGGAATTTTGACGGGCATTTTGGATACAGCTATAATGAACATGAGCTGAATGCAGACTGGCTTATGGCAGGAAGAAAAGAGAGCAATTATAATTCACATGTAATAAAAACAGGAGTATCGGCAAGCTATGACCAGAATCTGGGAAATACAGGACTGGTATTGACTCCGTCAATAGGTGCAGATTATATAATGGTGAATGAGGAAACAATAAGAACAGACGGAATGGCAAATATAGAAGGTGCACACGGGAACGGTGCAGCAGGGAAAATAGGACTTCATCTCGGCAATACTGCCGGAAATTTCAGATGGTTAGCCGGAATAGGGTATGAACAGAATTTTACAGATACTTTTCACAAAGAGAGAAAAATGCTGAATAATTATACAATGGAAGAACTGCATTATGGAAAAGGAACTTTCAATGCTAATTTAAATATGGATTTTAAAGTAACTGATAAATTTACTCTGAAAACAGGCTATGAATACGAAAATAACAGTAATTATGAAAATCATAAAATTAATGCAGGTATTTCGTTTATACTTGGTGAAAAATAA